From the Salinimicrobium tongyeongense genome, one window contains:
- the yajC gene encoding preprotein translocase subunit YajC → MDQLAQFAPIILMFIVVYFFMIRPQMNRAKKEKQFSSELKRGDRVVTKSGMHGKIVDFSDKLNAVIIETGAGKITFDRSSISMEMSQKLNEPAKETK, encoded by the coding sequence ATGGATCAATTAGCCCAGTTTGCCCCAATTATTTTAATGTTCATTGTGGTGTATTTTTTTATGATACGTCCCCAAATGAACCGTGCCAAGAAAGAAAAACAATTTTCTTCTGAACTTAAAAGAGGAGACAGAGTTGTTACAAAAAGCGGAATGCACGGTAAAATAGTTGATTTTAGCGATAAGCTTAATGCAGTAATAATAGAAACCGGAGCCGGAAAGATCACTTTTGACCGCTCTTCCATTTCAATGGAAATGAGTCAGAAGCTCAACGAACCCGCGAAGGAAACAAAATAA
- a CDS encoding Cof-type HAD-IIB family hydrolase has translation MKYKIIFSDIDGTLLNKDRKLSQLTLEVFGKLPEDLPVVLISSRMPQAMTHLQEELNIAHQPLICYNGALIYINGKPLGSKEIPWKIIDDLHNFNQNTACHLSLYNGTDWYVPQMDEWAKREENNTRVTPQVKPINDVLKAWEPAKTGAHKIMCMGTAEKINAVEKHLFERYNDRLHLYRSKDTYLEVTNKEVSKLTAVNYLLKTHFHYSLEETIAFGDNFNDFEMLKAAGMGIAVGNAKPEILEIARQVTHHNTEDGVAKSLQEIFKLN, from the coding sequence ATGAAATATAAGATCATCTTTTCCGATATTGACGGAACCCTGCTGAACAAAGACCGAAAATTATCGCAACTCACCCTCGAGGTCTTTGGAAAACTCCCTGAAGACCTTCCGGTTGTGCTTATTTCTTCCCGAATGCCCCAGGCCATGACACACCTTCAGGAAGAATTGAATATTGCTCACCAACCCCTCATTTGCTATAACGGCGCCCTTATCTATATAAACGGGAAACCTCTGGGCTCTAAAGAAATTCCGTGGAAAATTATTGATGACCTCCACAATTTCAACCAAAACACAGCATGCCACCTTAGCCTCTACAACGGCACCGACTGGTATGTGCCGCAAATGGATGAATGGGCAAAAAGGGAAGAAAACAATACCCGGGTAACGCCGCAGGTCAAACCCATAAACGATGTGCTTAAAGCCTGGGAACCCGCCAAAACAGGAGCTCACAAGATCATGTGCATGGGGACGGCCGAAAAAATAAATGCGGTTGAAAAGCACCTTTTTGAGAGGTATAATGACCGGTTGCACCTGTACCGGTCTAAAGACACCTATCTGGAAGTTACCAACAAAGAAGTTTCAAAGCTTACGGCGGTGAATTACCTGCTAAAAACTCATTTCCATTATTCTTTGGAAGAAACCATTGCTTTTGGAGACAATTTTAACGATTTTGAAATGCTGAAGGCAGCCGGAATGGGAATTGCAGTAGGAAATGCCAAACCCGAAATCCTTGAAATTGCACGGCAGGTAACCCATCATAATACTGAAGACGGGGTGGCCAAAAGCCTGCAGGAAATATTTAAGCTTAACTAA
- a CDS encoding DUF4369 domain-containing protein produces the protein MKKIALLVLATLLLAACSSEEEKNLSITGKVQGLKKGTLYLQKVQDTSLVTLDSVAMTGNETFAFEASIESPQILYLYLNKKDNNIYDDRVMFFAEPGEMIINTTLKQFEADAIIEGSENQKKLMEYQKMMSRFNSRNLELIQESIIAQQEENAASLDSANAEYDQLLRRKYLFTVNFAINNKDLEIAPYLAISEVYDANIKYLDTIYKSLTPEVKESLYGKSLEEFLKERRELEKKAEEDSASQA, from the coding sequence ATGAAAAAAATAGCATTATTAGTGCTTGCCACTCTTTTACTGGCAGCCTGTTCTTCTGAAGAAGAAAAAAACCTCAGCATCACCGGGAAAGTCCAGGGGCTTAAAAAAGGAACCCTCTACCTGCAAAAGGTTCAGGACACCAGCCTGGTCACCCTGGATTCCGTAGCAATGACGGGAAATGAGACTTTTGCCTTTGAAGCTTCCATTGAGAGCCCCCAGATACTGTACCTGTACCTCAACAAAAAAGACAACAACATTTACGATGACCGGGTAATGTTCTTTGCTGAACCCGGGGAGATGATCATCAATACCACTCTTAAGCAATTTGAAGCAGATGCCATTATTGAAGGGTCTGAGAACCAAAAGAAGCTTATGGAGTACCAGAAGATGATGAGCAGGTTTAACAGCCGTAACCTTGAACTTATCCAGGAGAGCATCATCGCGCAGCAGGAAGAGAACGCTGCGTCTCTAGACTCGGCCAATGCTGAATATGACCAGCTGCTAAGAAGGAAGTACCTGTTTACCGTAAACTTTGCGATTAACAACAAAGATCTTGAAATAGCGCCTTACCTCGCTATTTCTGAAGTGTACGATGCCAACATCAAATACCTCGACACTATTTACAAATCCCTTACCCCCGAAGTAAAAGAATCCCTCTACGGAAAAAGTCTGGAGGAGTTTTTGAAGGAGCGCAGGGAACTGGAGAAAAAAGCTGAAGAAGATTCAGCTTCCCAGGCTTAA
- a CDS encoding DUF1573 domain-containing protein, translating to MKKGIFLLALIAAFNFTSCKDNASDKVQAENVEEAALRDSQDVVYPELTFEQTEHDFGTIAQGTNVEHTFTFTNTGKAPLVITNASSSCGCTVPTWTKEPIAPGETGEMLVKFNGSGQNQVTKTVNITANTEAGKEQIKIKAFVEPKAQS from the coding sequence ATGAAAAAAGGAATTTTTTTACTGGCATTAATTGCTGCGTTCAATTTCACTTCCTGTAAGGACAATGCATCTGATAAGGTTCAGGCAGAGAACGTAGAAGAAGCAGCACTGCGCGATTCACAGGATGTTGTTTATCCTGAACTCACTTTTGAGCAAACAGAGCATGACTTTGGAACCATCGCACAGGGAACTAACGTAGAACACACTTTTACCTTTACCAATACCGGGAAAGCACCCCTTGTGATCACAAACGCTTCCAGCTCTTGTGGATGTACAGTTCCTACCTGGACAAAAGAACCTATCGCTCCGGGAGAAACAGGAGAAATGCTTGTTAAGTTCAACGGTAGCGGTCAAAACCAGGTTACAAAAACAGTAAATATCACAGCTAATACCGAAGCCGGGAAAGAGCAAATTAAAATCAAAGCTTTTGTAGAGCCTAAGGCACAGTCTTAA
- the nusB gene encoding transcription antitermination factor NusB produces MLTRRHIRVKVMQSLYAYSQSENDNLKTEEKFLLKSMDEMYDLYLLLLDLIVEIKDHAEDYLEKAQQKHLPSEEDVDPNRKFVNNELIAQLKQNRSLNIALEGRKLNNWKNDDEYVEILWSEIRNSDLYKNYMATRTSSFKEDKEFGIAIFREIIAPNDKLYDYLEDKKITWVDDLPLVNTAIVKMLQKASAGKDQALTRLFKSSDDRDYAVELFRKTLLNDTSLAKEMEGKTPNWDKERIADLDTILIKMAICEFLKFPSIPVKVTINEYLEIAKEYSTPKSSIFINGVLDKLSKEYSENSKLNKMGRGLM; encoded by the coding sequence ATGTTGACCAGAAGACATATCAGGGTTAAAGTAATGCAGTCTCTGTATGCCTATTCCCAGAGCGAAAATGACAACCTGAAGACAGAAGAGAAGTTTCTGCTCAAGAGTATGGATGAGATGTACGATCTTTATCTTTTACTGTTAGATTTAATCGTGGAAATTAAAGACCATGCCGAAGATTACCTTGAAAAGGCTCAGCAAAAACACCTGCCTTCTGAAGAAGATGTAGACCCCAACCGCAAGTTCGTCAACAATGAGTTGATCGCGCAGCTTAAGCAAAACAGGTCGCTCAATATAGCCCTAGAAGGCCGAAAGCTCAATAACTGGAAGAACGACGACGAATACGTTGAAATTTTGTGGTCTGAGATCAGGAATAGTGATCTTTACAAAAACTACATGGCTACCCGCACTTCCAGTTTCAAAGAAGACAAAGAATTTGGCATAGCCATCTTCAGGGAGATCATTGCACCAAACGACAAGCTTTACGATTATCTCGAAGATAAAAAGATCACCTGGGTTGATGACCTTCCACTGGTGAATACAGCCATTGTAAAAATGCTTCAGAAAGCATCGGCAGGAAAAGACCAGGCTTTAACCAGGCTTTTTAAAAGTTCAGATGACCGCGATTATGCCGTGGAGCTCTTCAGAAAAACTTTGCTTAATGACACCAGCCTGGCCAAAGAAATGGAAGGCAAGACGCCCAATTGGGACAAAGAAAGGATAGCCGATCTGGATACTATCCTCATTAAAATGGCCATCTGTGAGTTCCTGAAATTCCCGTCTATCCCGGTAAAGGTTACTATTAACGAATATTTAGAAATTGCCAAGGAATACAGTACTCCTAAAAGTAGTATTTTTATTAACGGAGTTCTTGATAAGTTATCTAAGGAATACAGTGAGAACAGTAAGCTCAATAAAATGGGCAGAGGCCTTATGTAG
- a CDS encoding S1/P1 nuclease: MKIYLLVTAFLFSSFSFASENDWGRTGHRATGEVAEQHLSKKAKAKVRELLDGMNLAFVSTYGDDIKSDPAYRKYSPWHYVNLEPGETAYTKEKANPEGDLVQGINTAISVLKDKKASKEEKEFHLKLLVHWLGDLHQPMHAGRGEDKGGNDIQVRWFGSGSNLHRVWDSEMINDFDMSYTELAHNTDRLSKEEISRIQEGSVLDWMYESKELANRVYDSVEVGEKLGYQYMYEWFPVVHDQIQKGGIRLAAILNDIYK, from the coding sequence ATGAAAATTTATTTACTTGTTACTGCCTTTCTTTTTTCCAGTTTTAGTTTTGCTTCCGAAAATGATTGGGGGAGAACGGGACACCGTGCTACGGGAGAAGTGGCAGAGCAGCATTTGAGCAAAAAAGCCAAAGCCAAGGTGCGGGAGCTGCTAGACGGGATGAACCTGGCTTTTGTGTCTACTTATGGTGATGATATTAAGAGCGACCCGGCCTATCGCAAATACAGTCCGTGGCATTATGTAAACCTTGAGCCGGGAGAGACAGCCTATACCAAAGAAAAGGCCAATCCCGAAGGAGACCTGGTGCAGGGAATTAATACTGCCATTTCAGTTTTAAAAGATAAGAAGGCCTCTAAGGAAGAAAAAGAATTCCACCTGAAGTTGCTCGTACACTGGTTAGGAGATTTACACCAGCCTATGCACGCCGGGCGTGGTGAAGATAAAGGCGGAAACGACATACAGGTAAGATGGTTTGGAAGCGGTTCAAACCTTCACCGGGTTTGGGACAGCGAAATGATCAATGACTTTGACATGAGCTATACCGAACTTGCCCATAATACCGACAGGCTGTCAAAGGAAGAGATCAGCAGGATTCAGGAAGGTTCTGTGCTGGACTGGATGTATGAGTCAAAAGAACTTGCCAACAGGGTTTATGATTCGGTTGAGGTAGGCGAGAAGCTGGGCTACCAGTACATGTACGAGTGGTTTCCAGTGGTTCATGACCAGATCCAGAAAGGCGGTATAAGGCTGGCAGCGATACTAAACGATATCTATAAATAA
- a CDS encoding DUF819 family protein, translated as MDNLPIFTNDAIVLGLLMLSLGFVFLTSSKKEGFWYKFYKVVPALLMCYLIPAILNSLNIISDETSNLYFVASRYLLPASLVLMTLSIDLKAIFNLGPKALIMFFTGTIGIIIGGPIAILIISAFSPETVGGVGPDAVWRGLSTLAGSWIGGGANQAAMLEIFEYNPDLYGGMVLVDIVVANLWMAILLMGIGKSDKIDNWLRADNSAIESLKKKVTAYAESVTRNPSLPDLMIMLALAFGAVGFAHWSADGIAGLLSSNFEAFRDNKSALSSFASSFFWMISIATAIGIMLSFTRAKEYEGAGASKLGSVFIYFLVATIGMKMDLTMVFDNPGLIGIGLIWMGIHAGLLILVAKLIKAPYFFLAVGSQANVGGAASAPVVAAAFHPSLATVGVLLAVFGYVVGTYGAILSTILMQIAAGS; from the coding sequence ATGGACAATCTTCCCATTTTTACCAATGATGCCATAGTCTTAGGGCTTCTAATGCTGTCATTAGGTTTTGTATTCCTCACTTCTTCCAAAAAAGAAGGTTTCTGGTATAAATTCTACAAAGTGGTGCCGGCACTGTTGATGTGTTACCTCATCCCGGCCATACTCAACTCCCTGAACATAATTTCAGACGAAACTTCCAATCTGTACTTTGTGGCAAGCCGTTATTTACTGCCGGCTTCTCTGGTTTTAATGACTTTGAGCATCGACCTCAAAGCCATTTTTAACCTGGGCCCAAAAGCACTCATCATGTTCTTTACAGGAACCATAGGGATCATCATTGGCGGACCTATTGCCATACTTATCATCTCTGCCTTCTCGCCCGAAACTGTGGGAGGCGTTGGCCCCGATGCAGTTTGGAGGGGGCTCTCCACCCTGGCCGGAAGCTGGATTGGAGGTGGTGCCAACCAGGCAGCCATGCTCGAAATTTTTGAATACAACCCCGACCTTTACGGCGGAATGGTGCTGGTTGATATTGTGGTGGCCAACCTCTGGATGGCCATACTCCTAATGGGAATTGGCAAAAGTGACAAGATCGATAATTGGCTGCGTGCCGATAATTCGGCTATAGAAAGCCTGAAGAAAAAAGTGACCGCCTACGCCGAAAGTGTTACCCGCAATCCTTCGCTCCCAGACCTTATGATCATGCTGGCACTGGCTTTTGGTGCAGTTGGATTTGCCCACTGGAGCGCCGATGGAATTGCAGGTTTACTGTCATCTAACTTTGAAGCCTTTAGGGATAATAAATCGGCTTTATCTTCTTTTGCATCTTCCTTTTTCTGGATGATTAGTATTGCAACCGCCATTGGTATTATGCTTTCCTTTACCCGCGCAAAAGAATATGAAGGTGCAGGGGCAAGTAAACTGGGAAGTGTTTTTATCTATTTCCTTGTGGCCACCATTGGTATGAAAATGGACCTCACCATGGTTTTTGACAATCCGGGGCTTATTGGGATAGGGCTAATTTGGATGGGAATCCACGCCGGCCTGCTTATCCTTGTGGCCAAACTCATCAAAGCTCCTTACTTCTTCCTGGCCGTGGGAAGCCAGGCAAACGTAGGGGGAGCGGCATCTGCGCCCGTAGTTGCGGCCGCCTTTCACCCTTCTCTGGCAACCGTAGGGGTACTACTGGCTGTCTTTGGATATGTAGTGGGAACTTACGGGGCTATTTTGAGTACCATTTTAATGCAGATCGCTGCCGGAAGCTAA